The sequence GCCTCCTCGCCCGGGTGGAGCCGCGCTTCCGGTCGAAGGACGGGCTCTGGGTGGGGGTGAGCGGGCGCGCCCGGGTGGTCGCCTACAACACCCGTCGGCTGCGCCCGGCCGACCTGCCCGACTCCCTGGCCGGCTTCGCCGACCCGCGCTGGCGCGGGCGCATCGGCTGGGCGCCCACGAACGGCTCCTTCCAGGCGCACGTCACCGCGCTGCGCCTCCTGTGGGGGACGGAGCGCACGCGGCGGTGGCTGCTGGCCGTCAAGGCCAACGCCCCCCGCGTCTACCGCAACAACACCGCCATCGTGGCCGCAGTCGGCGCCGGCGAGGTCGACGTGGGCTTCGTGAACCACTACTACCTCTACCGGTTCCTGGAGGAGCGCGGCGAGGCCTTCCCGGTGCGCAACTACCACTTCCCGGGTCCGGACGCCGGCAACCTGGTGAACGTGGCCGGGGCGGGGATCGTGGACACCTCGCGCCAGAGCGCCGAGGCGCAGCGGCTGGTCGCCTTCTTCCTCTCG comes from Armatimonadota bacterium and encodes:
- a CDS encoding iron ABC transporter substrate-binding protein, which gives rise to MRRFGEARWGGVAAVGGLLALVLAWPGGPAAVLAQAPALTIYSGRTQELIGPLLQQFSQSTGIGVRVRYGETAELAATIMEEGPNSPADVYIAQDAGALGALAYAGRLRRLPDSLLARVEPRFRSKDGLWVGVSGRARVVAYNTRRLRPADLPDSLAGFADPRWRGRIGWAPTNGSFQAHVTALRLLWGTERTRRWLLAVKANAPRVYRNNTAIVAAVGAGEVDVGFVNHYYLYRFLEERGEAFPVRNYHFPGPDAGNLVNVAGAGIVDTSRQSAEAQRLVAFFLSPEAQRYFARETFEYPLVAGVPADPRLVPLDRIRTPGVDLNHLQALEETLRLLRETGVL